The following proteins are encoded in a genomic region of Lytechinus variegatus isolate NC3 chromosome 7, Lvar_3.0, whole genome shotgun sequence:
- the LOC121419340 gene encoding serine/threonine-protein kinase PAK 4-like isoform X1 — MSDLCKNALKMTSKKRNGKVKISSPSNFEHRVHTGYDRKQGRYVGLPPQWASIIGVEETRPKPIVDPSCITQTEAFELKGIVRGASAQSPEQQNGMKPRISVARSNSLRSRGSPPRNRRRNQEEDNQGGMEKKPPDGTKIPAHPYDQNPHSGAQLMMNREMRDRLNSKGSGGSGPPPNQQDQRGNQFAPREGSYRPNDNQGPPNGRPHNGPDGPQKPTDSRGNYEPMDNYNKDNYERMDNYSSGDPRARDDRQNRGASLGRGVDPMRRDQPPQGDPQHRGDPRFDPRNDPRNDPRNDPRNDPRHNPRQDPRYDPRNDPRHMDPRHQDPRYRDPRHQDPRNQDPRYQDRRPDGHSLPRGASGDPRAHPPGQGPPGYPGGPGGPRGDPRGYQRDSTSSGGSGHRSTSSPSQPQPPGGFPPRHPPDAQGRYPPPNRQHPPQGYNGPPPPGQQQQRPPQKMPHSNSNPSPSNPTPNPGEQHVSHEQFRNALQMVVTPGDPRFKLENFVKIGEGSTGIVCIATEARTGRQVAVKKMDLRKQQRRELLFNEVVIMRDYKHPNIVEMYDSFLVGDELWVVMEFLEGGALTDIVTHTGRMAEEQVAYVCQAILKALAFLHSQGVIHRDIKSDSILLTHDGQVKLSDFGFCAQISSDTPKRKSLVGTPYWMAPEVISRLPYGTEVDIWSLGIMVMEMVDGEPPFFNEPPLQAMRRIRDMPPPKLKNPHKASPRLLGFIERLLVRDPSQRASAFELLEHPFLRQCGPNSSLLPTMSQLRHK; from the exons AACGCTTTGAAAATGACATCTAAAAAGAGAAACGGTAAGGTGAAGATATCCAGCCCATCCAACTTTGAGCATCGAGTTCATACTGGCTATGATCGCAAGCAGGGCAGGTATGTCGGGCTACCACCCCAATGGGCTAGCATTATTGGGGTAGAGGAGACAAGACCAAAACCAATCGTAGATCCATCTTGTATCACCCAGACTGAAGCATTTGAATTAAAG GGTATTGTTAGGGGCGCCAGTGCACAGTCTCCTGAGCAACAGAATGGAATGAAACCACGTATATCTGTGGCACGCTCTAACTCACTGCGTAGTAGGGGCAGCCCACCAAGGAATAGGAGGAGAAACCAGGAGGAAGATAATCAAGGG GGCATGGAAAAGAAGCCTCCAGATGGTACAAAGATTCCAGCACATCCTTATGACCAAAACCCACACAGCGGTGCCCAGCTGATGATGAACAGAGAGATGAGGGACAGATTAAACTCTAAAGGAAGCGGTGGTAGTGGTCCTCCACCTAATCAGCAAGACCAAAGAGGTAACCAGTTTGCACCGAGAGAGGGCAGCTACAGACCAAATGACAACCAGGGTCCTCCAAATGGACGACCACATAATGGACCAGATGGCCCACAGAAGCCAACGGACAGTAGAGGCAATTATGAGCCTATggataattataataaagatAACTATGAGAGAATGGACAACTACAGTAGTGGAGATCCTAGAGCAAGGGATGACAGACAAAACAGGGGGGCCAGTCTTGGCCGAGGGGTGGATCCTATGAGGAGAGATCAGCCACCCCAGGGTGACCCTCAACATAGAGGAGATCCAAGGTTCGATCCAAGAAATGACCCTAGGAATGACCCCAGAAATGACCCAAGGAATGACCCCAGGCATAATCCTAGGCAGGACCCTAGATATGATCCAAGAAATGATCCTAGACATATGGATCCAAGGCACCAGGATCCAAGGTACCGTGATCCAAGGCATCAGGATCCCAGGAACCAAGATCCAAG GTATCAAGACAGAAGACCTGATGGCCATAGTTTACCACGAGGTGCATCAGGTGACCCCCGTGCTCACCCACCAGGCCAGGGACCACCAGGCTATCCAGGAGGTCCAGGTGGACCAAGAGGAGATCCACGTGGATACCAAAGAGACAGTACTAGCAGTGGAGGATCTGGACATAGATCAACTAGTTCACCAAGCCAGCCTCAGCCACCAGGGGGATTCCCACCAAGA CATCCCCCTGATGCACAAGGAAGATATCCACCTCCAAACAGACAGCATCCACCCCAGGGTTACAATGGCCCTCCTCCACCGGGTCAACAGCAACAACGCCCCCCTCAGAAAATGCCACATTCCAACTCCAACCCCTCTCCAAGTAACCCCACACCTAACCCTGGTGAACAGCATGTGTCTCACGAACAGTTCCGCAATGCACTGCAGATGGTGGTCACTCCTGGTGACCCCCGCTTCAAGTTGGAGAACTTTGTTAAGATAGGAGAAGGGTCAACAGGTATTGTCTGCATTGCAACGGAAGCTAGGACAGGAAGACAGGTGGCTGTTAAGAAGATGGATCTTAGGAAACAACAGAGGAGAGAATTGCTCTTTAATGAG GTGGTGATTATGCGTGATTACAAGCATCCTAACATAGTTGAGATGTACGATAGCTTCTTGGTGGGTGATGAACTATGGGTCGTCATGGAATTCTTGGAAGGTGGGGCCCTCACTGACATTGTGACACATACAGG TCGAATGGCAGAGGAACAGGTGGCCTATGTGTGTCAAGCAATCTTGAAGGCCTTAGCATTCCTTCATTCTCAAGGTGTCATTCATAGAGATATCAAAAGTGACAGTATCCTACTCACACATGATGGACAG GTGAAGTTGTCAGACTTTGGATTTTGTGCCCAGATATCATCTGATACTCCCAAGAGAAAGTCATTGGTTGGTACACCATATTGGATGGCACCAGAGGTCATCTCTAGGCTACCCTATGGTACAGAG GTTGATATTTGGTCACTTGGTATCATGGTTATGGAGATGGTTGATGGGGAACCCCCTTTCTTCAACGAACCTCCACTTCAAGCGATGAGACGCATCAGAGACATGCCTCCTCCTAAGCTCAAGAACCCTCACAAG GCATCACCACGTCTGTTGGGATTCATTGAGCGTTTGTTGGTGAGAGATCCGTCCCAGAGAGCATCTGCCTTTGAGCTGTTAGAGCATCCATTCCTGAGACAATGTGGTCCAAACTCCTCTCTCCTGCCTACCATGAGCCAGCTCAGACACAAGTAA
- the LOC121419340 gene encoding serine/threonine-protein kinase PAK 4-like isoform X2, with translation MGNALKMTSKKRNGKVKISSPSNFEHRVHTGYDRKQGRYVGLPPQWASIIGVEETRPKPIVDPSCITQTEAFELKGIVRGASAQSPEQQNGMKPRISVARSNSLRSRGSPPRNRRRNQEEDNQGGMEKKPPDGTKIPAHPYDQNPHSGAQLMMNREMRDRLNSKGSGGSGPPPNQQDQRGNQFAPREGSYRPNDNQGPPNGRPHNGPDGPQKPTDSRGNYEPMDNYNKDNYERMDNYSSGDPRARDDRQNRGASLGRGVDPMRRDQPPQGDPQHRGDPRFDPRNDPRNDPRNDPRNDPRHNPRQDPRYDPRNDPRHMDPRHQDPRYRDPRHQDPRNQDPRYQDRRPDGHSLPRGASGDPRAHPPGQGPPGYPGGPGGPRGDPRGYQRDSTSSGGSGHRSTSSPSQPQPPGGFPPRHPPDAQGRYPPPNRQHPPQGYNGPPPPGQQQQRPPQKMPHSNSNPSPSNPTPNPGEQHVSHEQFRNALQMVVTPGDPRFKLENFVKIGEGSTGIVCIATEARTGRQVAVKKMDLRKQQRRELLFNEVVIMRDYKHPNIVEMYDSFLVGDELWVVMEFLEGGALTDIVTHTGRMAEEQVAYVCQAILKALAFLHSQGVIHRDIKSDSILLTHDGQVKLSDFGFCAQISSDTPKRKSLVGTPYWMAPEVISRLPYGTEVDIWSLGIMVMEMVDGEPPFFNEPPLQAMRRIRDMPPPKLKNPHKASPRLLGFIERLLVRDPSQRASAFELLEHPFLRQCGPNSSLLPTMSQLRHK, from the exons AACGCTTTGAAAATGACATCTAAAAAGAGAAACGGTAAGGTGAAGATATCCAGCCCATCCAACTTTGAGCATCGAGTTCATACTGGCTATGATCGCAAGCAGGGCAGGTATGTCGGGCTACCACCCCAATGGGCTAGCATTATTGGGGTAGAGGAGACAAGACCAAAACCAATCGTAGATCCATCTTGTATCACCCAGACTGAAGCATTTGAATTAAAG GGTATTGTTAGGGGCGCCAGTGCACAGTCTCCTGAGCAACAGAATGGAATGAAACCACGTATATCTGTGGCACGCTCTAACTCACTGCGTAGTAGGGGCAGCCCACCAAGGAATAGGAGGAGAAACCAGGAGGAAGATAATCAAGGG GGCATGGAAAAGAAGCCTCCAGATGGTACAAAGATTCCAGCACATCCTTATGACCAAAACCCACACAGCGGTGCCCAGCTGATGATGAACAGAGAGATGAGGGACAGATTAAACTCTAAAGGAAGCGGTGGTAGTGGTCCTCCACCTAATCAGCAAGACCAAAGAGGTAACCAGTTTGCACCGAGAGAGGGCAGCTACAGACCAAATGACAACCAGGGTCCTCCAAATGGACGACCACATAATGGACCAGATGGCCCACAGAAGCCAACGGACAGTAGAGGCAATTATGAGCCTATggataattataataaagatAACTATGAGAGAATGGACAACTACAGTAGTGGAGATCCTAGAGCAAGGGATGACAGACAAAACAGGGGGGCCAGTCTTGGCCGAGGGGTGGATCCTATGAGGAGAGATCAGCCACCCCAGGGTGACCCTCAACATAGAGGAGATCCAAGGTTCGATCCAAGAAATGACCCTAGGAATGACCCCAGAAATGACCCAAGGAATGACCCCAGGCATAATCCTAGGCAGGACCCTAGATATGATCCAAGAAATGATCCTAGACATATGGATCCAAGGCACCAGGATCCAAGGTACCGTGATCCAAGGCATCAGGATCCCAGGAACCAAGATCCAAG GTATCAAGACAGAAGACCTGATGGCCATAGTTTACCACGAGGTGCATCAGGTGACCCCCGTGCTCACCCACCAGGCCAGGGACCACCAGGCTATCCAGGAGGTCCAGGTGGACCAAGAGGAGATCCACGTGGATACCAAAGAGACAGTACTAGCAGTGGAGGATCTGGACATAGATCAACTAGTTCACCAAGCCAGCCTCAGCCACCAGGGGGATTCCCACCAAGA CATCCCCCTGATGCACAAGGAAGATATCCACCTCCAAACAGACAGCATCCACCCCAGGGTTACAATGGCCCTCCTCCACCGGGTCAACAGCAACAACGCCCCCCTCAGAAAATGCCACATTCCAACTCCAACCCCTCTCCAAGTAACCCCACACCTAACCCTGGTGAACAGCATGTGTCTCACGAACAGTTCCGCAATGCACTGCAGATGGTGGTCACTCCTGGTGACCCCCGCTTCAAGTTGGAGAACTTTGTTAAGATAGGAGAAGGGTCAACAGGTATTGTCTGCATTGCAACGGAAGCTAGGACAGGAAGACAGGTGGCTGTTAAGAAGATGGATCTTAGGAAACAACAGAGGAGAGAATTGCTCTTTAATGAG GTGGTGATTATGCGTGATTACAAGCATCCTAACATAGTTGAGATGTACGATAGCTTCTTGGTGGGTGATGAACTATGGGTCGTCATGGAATTCTTGGAAGGTGGGGCCCTCACTGACATTGTGACACATACAGG TCGAATGGCAGAGGAACAGGTGGCCTATGTGTGTCAAGCAATCTTGAAGGCCTTAGCATTCCTTCATTCTCAAGGTGTCATTCATAGAGATATCAAAAGTGACAGTATCCTACTCACACATGATGGACAG GTGAAGTTGTCAGACTTTGGATTTTGTGCCCAGATATCATCTGATACTCCCAAGAGAAAGTCATTGGTTGGTACACCATATTGGATGGCACCAGAGGTCATCTCTAGGCTACCCTATGGTACAGAG GTTGATATTTGGTCACTTGGTATCATGGTTATGGAGATGGTTGATGGGGAACCCCCTTTCTTCAACGAACCTCCACTTCAAGCGATGAGACGCATCAGAGACATGCCTCCTCCTAAGCTCAAGAACCCTCACAAG GCATCACCACGTCTGTTGGGATTCATTGAGCGTTTGTTGGTGAGAGATCCGTCCCAGAGAGCATCTGCCTTTGAGCTGTTAGAGCATCCATTCCTGAGACAATGTGGTCCAAACTCCTCTCTCCTGCCTACCATGAGCCAGCTCAGACACAAGTAA
- the LOC121419340 gene encoding serine/threonine-protein kinase PAK 4-like isoform X3: MTSKKRNGKVKISSPSNFEHRVHTGYDRKQGRYVGLPPQWASIIGVEETRPKPIVDPSCITQTEAFELKGIVRGASAQSPEQQNGMKPRISVARSNSLRSRGSPPRNRRRNQEEDNQGGMEKKPPDGTKIPAHPYDQNPHSGAQLMMNREMRDRLNSKGSGGSGPPPNQQDQRGNQFAPREGSYRPNDNQGPPNGRPHNGPDGPQKPTDSRGNYEPMDNYNKDNYERMDNYSSGDPRARDDRQNRGASLGRGVDPMRRDQPPQGDPQHRGDPRFDPRNDPRNDPRNDPRNDPRHNPRQDPRYDPRNDPRHMDPRHQDPRYRDPRHQDPRNQDPRYQDRRPDGHSLPRGASGDPRAHPPGQGPPGYPGGPGGPRGDPRGYQRDSTSSGGSGHRSTSSPSQPQPPGGFPPRHPPDAQGRYPPPNRQHPPQGYNGPPPPGQQQQRPPQKMPHSNSNPSPSNPTPNPGEQHVSHEQFRNALQMVVTPGDPRFKLENFVKIGEGSTGIVCIATEARTGRQVAVKKMDLRKQQRRELLFNEVVIMRDYKHPNIVEMYDSFLVGDELWVVMEFLEGGALTDIVTHTGRMAEEQVAYVCQAILKALAFLHSQGVIHRDIKSDSILLTHDGQVKLSDFGFCAQISSDTPKRKSLVGTPYWMAPEVISRLPYGTEVDIWSLGIMVMEMVDGEPPFFNEPPLQAMRRIRDMPPPKLKNPHKASPRLLGFIERLLVRDPSQRASAFELLEHPFLRQCGPNSSLLPTMSQLRHK; the protein is encoded by the exons ATGACATCTAAAAAGAGAAACGGTAAGGTGAAGATATCCAGCCCATCCAACTTTGAGCATCGAGTTCATACTGGCTATGATCGCAAGCAGGGCAGGTATGTCGGGCTACCACCCCAATGGGCTAGCATTATTGGGGTAGAGGAGACAAGACCAAAACCAATCGTAGATCCATCTTGTATCACCCAGACTGAAGCATTTGAATTAAAG GGTATTGTTAGGGGCGCCAGTGCACAGTCTCCTGAGCAACAGAATGGAATGAAACCACGTATATCTGTGGCACGCTCTAACTCACTGCGTAGTAGGGGCAGCCCACCAAGGAATAGGAGGAGAAACCAGGAGGAAGATAATCAAGGG GGCATGGAAAAGAAGCCTCCAGATGGTACAAAGATTCCAGCACATCCTTATGACCAAAACCCACACAGCGGTGCCCAGCTGATGATGAACAGAGAGATGAGGGACAGATTAAACTCTAAAGGAAGCGGTGGTAGTGGTCCTCCACCTAATCAGCAAGACCAAAGAGGTAACCAGTTTGCACCGAGAGAGGGCAGCTACAGACCAAATGACAACCAGGGTCCTCCAAATGGACGACCACATAATGGACCAGATGGCCCACAGAAGCCAACGGACAGTAGAGGCAATTATGAGCCTATggataattataataaagatAACTATGAGAGAATGGACAACTACAGTAGTGGAGATCCTAGAGCAAGGGATGACAGACAAAACAGGGGGGCCAGTCTTGGCCGAGGGGTGGATCCTATGAGGAGAGATCAGCCACCCCAGGGTGACCCTCAACATAGAGGAGATCCAAGGTTCGATCCAAGAAATGACCCTAGGAATGACCCCAGAAATGACCCAAGGAATGACCCCAGGCATAATCCTAGGCAGGACCCTAGATATGATCCAAGAAATGATCCTAGACATATGGATCCAAGGCACCAGGATCCAAGGTACCGTGATCCAAGGCATCAGGATCCCAGGAACCAAGATCCAAG GTATCAAGACAGAAGACCTGATGGCCATAGTTTACCACGAGGTGCATCAGGTGACCCCCGTGCTCACCCACCAGGCCAGGGACCACCAGGCTATCCAGGAGGTCCAGGTGGACCAAGAGGAGATCCACGTGGATACCAAAGAGACAGTACTAGCAGTGGAGGATCTGGACATAGATCAACTAGTTCACCAAGCCAGCCTCAGCCACCAGGGGGATTCCCACCAAGA CATCCCCCTGATGCACAAGGAAGATATCCACCTCCAAACAGACAGCATCCACCCCAGGGTTACAATGGCCCTCCTCCACCGGGTCAACAGCAACAACGCCCCCCTCAGAAAATGCCACATTCCAACTCCAACCCCTCTCCAAGTAACCCCACACCTAACCCTGGTGAACAGCATGTGTCTCACGAACAGTTCCGCAATGCACTGCAGATGGTGGTCACTCCTGGTGACCCCCGCTTCAAGTTGGAGAACTTTGTTAAGATAGGAGAAGGGTCAACAGGTATTGTCTGCATTGCAACGGAAGCTAGGACAGGAAGACAGGTGGCTGTTAAGAAGATGGATCTTAGGAAACAACAGAGGAGAGAATTGCTCTTTAATGAG GTGGTGATTATGCGTGATTACAAGCATCCTAACATAGTTGAGATGTACGATAGCTTCTTGGTGGGTGATGAACTATGGGTCGTCATGGAATTCTTGGAAGGTGGGGCCCTCACTGACATTGTGACACATACAGG TCGAATGGCAGAGGAACAGGTGGCCTATGTGTGTCAAGCAATCTTGAAGGCCTTAGCATTCCTTCATTCTCAAGGTGTCATTCATAGAGATATCAAAAGTGACAGTATCCTACTCACACATGATGGACAG GTGAAGTTGTCAGACTTTGGATTTTGTGCCCAGATATCATCTGATACTCCCAAGAGAAAGTCATTGGTTGGTACACCATATTGGATGGCACCAGAGGTCATCTCTAGGCTACCCTATGGTACAGAG GTTGATATTTGGTCACTTGGTATCATGGTTATGGAGATGGTTGATGGGGAACCCCCTTTCTTCAACGAACCTCCACTTCAAGCGATGAGACGCATCAGAGACATGCCTCCTCCTAAGCTCAAGAACCCTCACAAG GCATCACCACGTCTGTTGGGATTCATTGAGCGTTTGTTGGTGAGAGATCCGTCCCAGAGAGCATCTGCCTTTGAGCTGTTAGAGCATCCATTCCTGAGACAATGTGGTCCAAACTCCTCTCTCCTGCCTACCATGAGCCAGCTCAGACACAAGTAA